From Pseudanabaena sp. PCC 6802, one genomic window encodes:
- a CDS encoding KilA-N domain-containing protein, translated as MTAFPAHTPNGFAIRPRPGDGYFDGTLMCKANGKLIADYLRLDSTKAYLAALSCNMGIPISLLIETRKGNTKKYEQGTWVHPQVAIHLGQWCNPEFAVWVTNLVFDWLQGQQPLSRKALADDLAEDICQLGGHLERAQGTIHALNEAVDFGMFSDVADILQARIDKAYKIAKAILSA; from the coding sequence ATGACAGCATTTCCGGCTCACACACCCAACGGCTTTGCCATTAGACCTCGTCCAGGCGACGGGTATTTCGACGGCACCCTGATGTGCAAAGCCAACGGCAAACTAATAGCTGACTACCTGCGCCTAGATTCCACCAAAGCTTACCTAGCAGCGCTTTCCTGTAATATGGGAATTCCCATATCACTTTTGATCGAAACCAGGAAAGGCAACACCAAGAAATACGAGCAGGGTACTTGGGTGCACCCGCAGGTCGCGATCCACCTCGGTCAGTGGTGTAACCCCGAATTTGCGGTTTGGGTAACAAATCTAGTCTTTGACTGGCTCCAAGGTCAGCAGCCACTTTCACGAAAAGCGCTAGCCGACGACCTTGCGGAAGACATTTGCCAGCTTGGAGGGCATCTAGAAAGAGCCCAAGGCACTATCCACGCCCTGAATGAAGCGGTCGACTTTGGCATGTTTAGTGACGTGGCAGACATACTTCAAGCGCGGATCGACAAAGCATACAAGATCGCAAAAGCTATCCTCTCAGCCTAA
- a CDS encoding HNH endonuclease, which translates to MPKSKPNALQKLVRGAIRSYLAPKRKKKRVVVDRLKPAQPSQPQKTTRSISLTTRYLILKRDNRQCVICGRQPPAVKLEIDHIIPYSKGGSNHPSNLQTLCFDCNRGKGANP; encoded by the coding sequence ATGCCTAAATCCAAGCCCAATGCCCTACAAAAGCTTGTACGCGGAGCTATTCGCAGCTATCTTGCCCCAAAAAGAAAGAAGAAAAGAGTGGTAGTCGATCGACTCAAGCCTGCACAACCTTCACAGCCCCAGAAAACTACTCGCTCTATCTCCCTAACAACCAGATACCTGATCCTTAAGCGAGACAACCGTCAATGCGTCATTTGCGGCAGGCAGCCTCCAGCCGTGAAGCTAGAAATAGACCACATAATTCCATACTCAAAAGGAGGCAGCAACCATCCCAGCAACCTCCAAACCCTTTGCTTCGACTGCAATCGAGGCAAAGGAGCCAATCCCTAG
- a CDS encoding DNA cytosine methyltransferase has translation MKYLDLFSGIGGVSLAAQSLGIETAQFVEINPYCCHVLRKNFPTIPIHRDIRTFHAKPNQFDLITGGSPCQDLSLAGKRAGITGDRSGLWFEMLRVIEEAKPRFVIWENVKGAFYTGGLTKVLHGLCQLGYRFDVEILSAAAVGVYARNHYWIGGTNRDLLGLIGMRGFEADPTSTVKMKKKQPLLDRCKSRAKKLFSISGFLEFFWGVKCKNQTGSGGGFGFLSGSGRSFDCCINRQRYRFYVTEPTPTLREMG, from the coding sequence ATGAAATACCTCGACTTATTCTCTGGCATCGGTGGCGTTAGCCTTGCCGCCCAATCGCTCGGCATTGAGACCGCACAATTTGTCGAAATCAACCCCTATTGCTGCCATGTTTTACGAAAAAACTTCCCCACCATCCCCATCCACAGAGATATCAGGACTTTCCATGCCAAGCCAAACCAATTTGACCTCATCACGGGTGGATCTCCCTGCCAAGACCTCAGCCTCGCTGGCAAACGTGCAGGAATTACAGGCGATCGCTCAGGACTCTGGTTCGAGATGCTCCGAGTTATCGAGGAAGCAAAGCCCAGATTTGTCATTTGGGAGAACGTCAAAGGCGCTTTCTACACAGGAGGACTTACCAAAGTTTTGCACGGACTCTGCCAATTGGGCTATCGCTTCGATGTGGAAATCTTATCGGCAGCGGCAGTCGGAGTGTATGCACGCAACCATTATTGGATCGGCGGTACCAACCGGGATTTGCTGGGATTGATTGGGATGAGAGGCTTTGAGGCAGATCCCACTTCGACGGTAAAAATGAAAAAAAAGCAGCCATTGTTGGATCGGTGTAAATCGCGAGCAAAAAAGCTATTCTCAATAAGCGGATTTTTGGAATTTTTTTGGGGGGTTAAATGTAAAAATCAAACTGGCTCTGGGGGCGGGTTTGGTTTTTTGAGTGGCTCTGGGAGGTCGTTTGATTGTTGCATAAACCGACAACGTTATCGGTTTTATGTGACTGAGCCTACGCCCACGCTTCGCGAAATGGGGTGA